From a region of the Triticum aestivum cultivar Chinese Spring chromosome 7D, IWGSC CS RefSeq v2.1, whole genome shotgun sequence genome:
- the LOC123171108 gene encoding pre-mRNA-processing factor 39 — MPTTTAPAPPPRAAARPVFFPGRIPSHHAPPPLPLRRHAGTAYWALPDAEDQRRPVQAPPPSPLDAVEAGLGSDPAEVLPPPPPHLPGGAPYDRAQTASGSAYGTSGEATGYQAAGATEDGAAAVEMADPMWDVVTLDCLDGDAWTALIEETERIAESDILKIRKVYDAFRAEFPLCFGYWKKYADHEGRLDGVNKVFEVYERAVLAVTYSVDIWCNYCQFAISTYNDPDVIRRLFNRGLAYVGTDYGSNTLWDEYIKNEESLQAWSHLAVVYTRILEHPIKQLDRYFNCVQASQNFAPDDSFIPLKNTRSKQHHHEII, encoded by the exons ATGCCTACGACAacggcgccggcgccaccacctCGCGCGGCCGCGCGGCCGGTATTCTTCCCCGGCCGTATCCCGAGCCACCACGCGCCTCCTCCCCTGCCGCTCCGCCGCCATGCCGGGACGGCGTACTGGGCCTTGCCGGACGCCGAGGACCAGCGG CGACCCGTCCAGGCTCCCCCACCGTCGCCCTTGGACGCCGTGGAGGCGGGTCTGGGCAGCGACCCGGCCGAGGTTCTCCCACCGCCACCCCCGCATCTCCCGGGGGGCGCCCCTTACGACAGGGCGCAGACAGCCAGCGGATCCGCGTACGGGACCTCCGGCGAGGCAACGGGCTACCAGGCCGCGGGGGCCACggaggacggcgccgccgccgtcgagaTGGCCGATCCCATG TGGGATGTTGTCACCTTGGATTGCTTAGACGGCGATGCTTGGACCGCACTTATTGAAGAGACGGAGAGGATTGCTGAG AGCGACATATTAAAAATACGGAAAGTGTATGATGCATTCCGTGCGGAGTTCCCTCTGTGCTTTGGCTATTGGAAGAAATATGCAGATCATGAAGGCCGTCTAGATGGTGTCAATAAAGTTTTTGAGGTGTATGAACGGGCAGTTCTTGCAGTTACTTATTCAGTGGACATATGGTGTAATTATTGTCAGTTTGCGATCTCAACATACAATGACCCAGATGTCATCAGAAG ACTGTTTAATCGGGGTTTGGCATATGTTGGAACAGATTATGGTTCCAATACTTTGTGGGATGAGTACATCAAGAATGAAGAATCACTTCAAGCATGGAGTCATCTAGCTGTGGTATACACAAGAATACTAGAGCACCCTATAAAACAGCTTGATCGGTACTTTAATTG TGTGCAGGCATCCCAAAATTTCGCTCCAGATGACTCATTTATTCCACTGAAAAACACTCGCTCTAAACAACATCACCATGAAATTATTTGA